In one window of Pseudorasbora parva isolate DD20220531a chromosome 7, ASM2467924v1, whole genome shotgun sequence DNA:
- the tcea3 gene encoding transcription elongation factor A protein 3 isoform X9: protein MTREEDLLRIAKKLDKMVSRNNMDGALDLLRELKNFNMTLKLLQDTRIGMSVNGIRKHCTDEDVINLAKILIKNWKKLLESAQNQKSERTNEVKNGNHPSKPSGSPNRTSPERESSPRRLTTEIKPDLDSNKKLDEKHRREKRDAELRNRKQENDQKKEKQSINNKKELERKDGLNGDHLPTQKTHSSPPPKCPLPSGEVKRERKDAPVDFFPPASIISHHPLRRSAVDVKKERKDTPGSSQSLPLQSHPPKRPFTDVKKERRDTHELLFPLHHHPPPPLPPPPIPIPRRSSDVKKERKDTRDSKPLKRPSTKLKIERKDSADSKTLPPRKLSVEGRRDSKDSTDSKSSHHLLKRQSSETKLERRDSTNSRSGNSPQARKSSESKSKPETPKTPTTPTSPLSPSLSSVGPLSPRLQTGDSIRDKCIEMLTAALRTDDDYKDYGTNCEGMAAEIEDHIYQEIKATDMKYKNRVRSRISNLKDPKNPNLRKNVLAGAIELRRIATMTAEEMASDELKQLRNVLTQEAIREHQMAKTGGTTTDLLQCGKCRKKNCTYNQVQTRSADEPMTTFVLCNECGNRWKFC, encoded by the exons ATGACGCGAGAGGAGGACCTGTTGCGGATTGCTAAAAAACTAGACAAGATGGTGTCTAGAAATAACATG GATGGAGCCCTAGATCTTCTTAGGGAATTGAAAAATTTCAACATGACACTGAAGCTCCTTCAG GATACAAGAATTGGCATGTCTGTCAATGGAATAAGAAAACATTGCACAGATGAGGATGTCATTAACTTGGCAAAGATTCTTATCAAAAACTGGAAGAAGCTTTTAG aatCAGCTCAAAACCAAAAGTCTGAGAGGACAAATGAGGTGAAGAATGGCAATCATCCAAGCAAGCCATCAGGGTCTCCCAACAGGACTTCTCCTGAGAGAGAGTCCAG TCCAAGAAGGTTGACAACGGAAATTAAACCAGACTTAGACTCCAACAAGAAACTCGATGAAAAACATAGAAGAGAGAAACGAGATGCAGAGCTCAGGAACAGGAAACAagaaaatgaccagaaaaaagagaaacaaTCTATTAACAATAAAAAGGAGCTAGAGAG GAAAGATGGATTGAACGGTGATCACCTTCCCACCCAAAAGACGCATTCATCTCCACCCCCCAAGTGTCCTCTTCCATCTGGGGAAGTGAAGAGGGAAAG GAAAGATGCTCCCGTTGATTTTTTCCCTCCTGCTTCGATCATTTCTCACCATCCTCTAAGACGCTCAGCAGTAGATGTAAAGAAAGAGAG AAAAGACACTCCAGGTTCCTCACAGTCTCTTCCTCTTCAGTCTCATCCTCCTAAACGTCCCTTCACAGATGTAAAGAAAGAACG GAGAGACACACATGAACTTCTTTttcctcttcatcatcacccTCCTCCTccacttcctcctcctcctattCCTATCCCTAGGCGCTCATCAGATGTGAAGAAAGAAAG AAAAGACACGCGAGACAGTAAACCACTCAAAAGACCATCAACGAAGCTCAAGATTGAGAG AAAGGACTCCGCAGATTCCAAAACGCTCCCTCCCAGAAAGCTGAGCGTGGAAGGACGGAGAGACAG TAAGGACTCTACCGACTCCAAGTCAAGCCATCACCTTTTGAAACGACAATCAAGTGAAACTAAATTAGAAAG GAGAGATTCAACTAACTCAAGGTCTGGCAACTCACCTCAGGCCAGGAAATCTAGTGAAAG CAAGAGTAAACCAGAGACCCCAAAGACGCCCACAACACCCACAAGCCCCCTCTCTCCGTCGCTTAGTAGTGTGGGTCCTTTATCTCCTCGTCTGCAAACCGGGGATTCCATCAGGGACAAATGCATTGAAATGCTGACTGCCGCACTACGTACAGATG ATGACTACAAAGACTATGGGACAAACTGTGAGGGCATGGCAGCGGAAATCGAGGATCATATC TACCAGGAGATAAAAGCCACAGATATGAAATACAAGAACAGAGTCCGCAGCCGCATAAGTAACCTGAAGGATCCCAAAAATCCCAATCTGCGTAAAAATGTCTTAGCTGGAGCCATCGAGTTGAGGCGCATCGCCACCATGACTGCTGAG GAAATGGCTAGTGATGAACTAAAACAGTTGAGGAACGTGTTGACCCAGGAGGCCATCCGAGAACATCAGATGGCAAAGACCGGAGGAACCACAACTGACCTGCTTCAGTGTGGCAAGTGCAGGAAGAAAAACTGCACCTACAACCAG GTGCAAACTCGGAGTGCTGATGAACCAATGACCACCTTTGTGTTGTGCAATGAATGTGGTAATCGCTGGAAG ttcTGCTAA
- the tcea3 gene encoding transcription elongation factor A protein 3 isoform X13 codes for MTREEDLLRIAKKLDKMVSRNNMDGALDLLRELKNFNMTLKLLQDTRIGMSVNGIRKHCTDEDVINLAKILIKNWKKLLESAQNQKSERTNEVKNGNHPSKPSGSPNRTSPERESRKDAPVDFFPPASIISHHPLRRSAVDVKKERAKKAIDPNAPLPPLPFHLHPQKRETKKERKETADPSASVPPHIQPPTPTKRPALDTNKDKEKERKDTSDPKRRTSEHNEKDRKDTRDSKPLKRPSTKLKIERKDSADSKTLPPRKLSVEGRRDSKDSTDSKSSHHLLKRQSSETKLERRDSTNSRSGNSPQARKSSESKSKPETPKTPTTPTSPLSPSLSSVGPLSPRLQTGDSIRDKCIEMLTAALRTDDDYKDYGTNCEGMAAEIEDHIYQEIKATDMKYKNRVRSRISNLKDPKNPNLRKNVLAGAIELRRIATMTAEEMASDELKQLRNVLTQEAIREHQMAKTGGTTTDLLQCGKCRKKNCTYNQVQTRSADEPMTTFVLCNECGNRWKFC; via the exons ATGACGCGAGAGGAGGACCTGTTGCGGATTGCTAAAAAACTAGACAAGATGGTGTCTAGAAATAACATG GATGGAGCCCTAGATCTTCTTAGGGAATTGAAAAATTTCAACATGACACTGAAGCTCCTTCAG GATACAAGAATTGGCATGTCTGTCAATGGAATAAGAAAACATTGCACAGATGAGGATGTCATTAACTTGGCAAAGATTCTTATCAAAAACTGGAAGAAGCTTTTAG aatCAGCTCAAAACCAAAAGTCTGAGAGGACAAATGAGGTGAAGAATGGCAATCATCCAAGCAAGCCATCAGGGTCTCCCAACAGGACTTCTCCTGAGAGAGAGTCCAG GAAAGATGCTCCCGTTGATTTTTTCCCTCCTGCTTCGATCATTTCTCACCATCCTCTAAGACGCTCAGCAGTAGATGTAAAGAAAGAGAG GGCAAAGAAAGCAATTGATCCGAATGCCCCCCTTCCTCCTTTACCTTTTCATCTACATCCTCAGAAACGAGAGACGAAAAAAGAAAG AAAAGAAACAGCAGATCCCAGTGCTTCTGTTCCTCCCCATATTCAGCCTCCTACGCCTACAAAACGTCCTGCATTAGACACAaataaagacaaagagaaagaaag AAAAGACACATCAGACCCGAAGCGACGGACGTCTGAACACAATGAGAAAGATAG AAAAGACACGCGAGACAGTAAACCACTCAAAAGACCATCAACGAAGCTCAAGATTGAGAG AAAGGACTCCGCAGATTCCAAAACGCTCCCTCCCAGAAAGCTGAGCGTGGAAGGACGGAGAGACAG TAAGGACTCTACCGACTCCAAGTCAAGCCATCACCTTTTGAAACGACAATCAAGTGAAACTAAATTAGAAAG GAGAGATTCAACTAACTCAAGGTCTGGCAACTCACCTCAGGCCAGGAAATCTAGTGAAAG CAAGAGTAAACCAGAGACCCCAAAGACGCCCACAACACCCACAAGCCCCCTCTCTCCGTCGCTTAGTAGTGTGGGTCCTTTATCTCCTCGTCTGCAAACCGGGGATTCCATCAGGGACAAATGCATTGAAATGCTGACTGCCGCACTACGTACAGATG ATGACTACAAAGACTATGGGACAAACTGTGAGGGCATGGCAGCGGAAATCGAGGATCATATC TACCAGGAGATAAAAGCCACAGATATGAAATACAAGAACAGAGTCCGCAGCCGCATAAGTAACCTGAAGGATCCCAAAAATCCCAATCTGCGTAAAAATGTCTTAGCTGGAGCCATCGAGTTGAGGCGCATCGCCACCATGACTGCTGAG GAAATGGCTAGTGATGAACTAAAACAGTTGAGGAACGTGTTGACCCAGGAGGCCATCCGAGAACATCAGATGGCAAAGACCGGAGGAACCACAACTGACCTGCTTCAGTGTGGCAAGTGCAGGAAGAAAAACTGCACCTACAACCAG GTGCAAACTCGGAGTGCTGATGAACCAATGACCACCTTTGTGTTGTGCAATGAATGTGGTAATCGCTGGAAG ttcTGCTAA
- the tcea3 gene encoding transcription elongation factor A protein 3 isoform X15 — MTREEDLLRIAKKLDKMVSRNNMDGALDLLRELKNFNMTLKLLQDTRIGMSVNGIRKHCTDEDVINLAKILIKNWKKLLESAQNQKSERTNEVKNGNHPSKPSGSPNRTSPERESSPRRLTTEIKPDLDSNKKLDEKHRREKRDAELRNRKQENDQKKEKQSINNKKELERKDGLNGDHLPTQKTHSSPPPKCPLPSGEVKRERKDTRDSKPLKRPSTKLKIERKDSADSKTLPPRKLSVEGRRDSKDSTDSKSSHHLLKRQSSETKLERRDSTNSRSGNSPQARKSSESKSKPETPKTPTTPTSPLSPSLSSVGPLSPRLQTGDSIRDKCIEMLTAALRTDDDYKDYGTNCEGMAAEIEDHIYQEIKATDMKYKNRVRSRISNLKDPKNPNLRKNVLAGAIELRRIATMTAEEMASDELKQLRNVLTQEAIREHQMAKTGGTTTDLLQCGKCRKKNCTYNQVQTRSADEPMTTFVLCNECGNRWKFC; from the exons ATGACGCGAGAGGAGGACCTGTTGCGGATTGCTAAAAAACTAGACAAGATGGTGTCTAGAAATAACATG GATGGAGCCCTAGATCTTCTTAGGGAATTGAAAAATTTCAACATGACACTGAAGCTCCTTCAG GATACAAGAATTGGCATGTCTGTCAATGGAATAAGAAAACATTGCACAGATGAGGATGTCATTAACTTGGCAAAGATTCTTATCAAAAACTGGAAGAAGCTTTTAG aatCAGCTCAAAACCAAAAGTCTGAGAGGACAAATGAGGTGAAGAATGGCAATCATCCAAGCAAGCCATCAGGGTCTCCCAACAGGACTTCTCCTGAGAGAGAGTCCAG TCCAAGAAGGTTGACAACGGAAATTAAACCAGACTTAGACTCCAACAAGAAACTCGATGAAAAACATAGAAGAGAGAAACGAGATGCAGAGCTCAGGAACAGGAAACAagaaaatgaccagaaaaaagagaaacaaTCTATTAACAATAAAAAGGAGCTAGAGAG GAAAGATGGATTGAACGGTGATCACCTTCCCACCCAAAAGACGCATTCATCTCCACCCCCCAAGTGTCCTCTTCCATCTGGGGAAGTGAAGAGGGAAAG AAAAGACACGCGAGACAGTAAACCACTCAAAAGACCATCAACGAAGCTCAAGATTGAGAG AAAGGACTCCGCAGATTCCAAAACGCTCCCTCCCAGAAAGCTGAGCGTGGAAGGACGGAGAGACAG TAAGGACTCTACCGACTCCAAGTCAAGCCATCACCTTTTGAAACGACAATCAAGTGAAACTAAATTAGAAAG GAGAGATTCAACTAACTCAAGGTCTGGCAACTCACCTCAGGCCAGGAAATCTAGTGAAAG CAAGAGTAAACCAGAGACCCCAAAGACGCCCACAACACCCACAAGCCCCCTCTCTCCGTCGCTTAGTAGTGTGGGTCCTTTATCTCCTCGTCTGCAAACCGGGGATTCCATCAGGGACAAATGCATTGAAATGCTGACTGCCGCACTACGTACAGATG ATGACTACAAAGACTATGGGACAAACTGTGAGGGCATGGCAGCGGAAATCGAGGATCATATC TACCAGGAGATAAAAGCCACAGATATGAAATACAAGAACAGAGTCCGCAGCCGCATAAGTAACCTGAAGGATCCCAAAAATCCCAATCTGCGTAAAAATGTCTTAGCTGGAGCCATCGAGTTGAGGCGCATCGCCACCATGACTGCTGAG GAAATGGCTAGTGATGAACTAAAACAGTTGAGGAACGTGTTGACCCAGGAGGCCATCCGAGAACATCAGATGGCAAAGACCGGAGGAACCACAACTGACCTGCTTCAGTGTGGCAAGTGCAGGAAGAAAAACTGCACCTACAACCAG GTGCAAACTCGGAGTGCTGATGAACCAATGACCACCTTTGTGTTGTGCAATGAATGTGGTAATCGCTGGAAG ttcTGCTAA
- the tcea3 gene encoding transcription elongation factor A protein 3 isoform X14, with protein sequence MTREEDLLRIAKKLDKMVSRNNMDGALDLLRELKNFNMTLKLLQDTRIGMSVNGIRKHCTDEDVINLAKILIKNWKKLLESAQNQKSERTNEVKNGNHPSKPSGSPNRTSPERESSPRRLTTEIKPDLDSNKKLDEKHRREKRDAELRNRKQENDQKKEKQSINNKKELERKDGLNGDHLPTQKTHSSPPPKCPLPSGEVKRERKDAPVDFFPPASIISHHPLRRSAVDVKKERKDSADSKTLPPRKLSVEGRRDSKDSTDSKSSHHLLKRQSSETKLERRDSTNSRSGNSPQARKSSESKSKPETPKTPTTPTSPLSPSLSSVGPLSPRLQTGDSIRDKCIEMLTAALRTDDDYKDYGTNCEGMAAEIEDHIYQEIKATDMKYKNRVRSRISNLKDPKNPNLRKNVLAGAIELRRIATMTAEEMASDELKQLRNVLTQEAIREHQMAKTGGTTTDLLQCGKCRKKNCTYNQVQTRSADEPMTTFVLCNECGNRWKFC encoded by the exons ATGACGCGAGAGGAGGACCTGTTGCGGATTGCTAAAAAACTAGACAAGATGGTGTCTAGAAATAACATG GATGGAGCCCTAGATCTTCTTAGGGAATTGAAAAATTTCAACATGACACTGAAGCTCCTTCAG GATACAAGAATTGGCATGTCTGTCAATGGAATAAGAAAACATTGCACAGATGAGGATGTCATTAACTTGGCAAAGATTCTTATCAAAAACTGGAAGAAGCTTTTAG aatCAGCTCAAAACCAAAAGTCTGAGAGGACAAATGAGGTGAAGAATGGCAATCATCCAAGCAAGCCATCAGGGTCTCCCAACAGGACTTCTCCTGAGAGAGAGTCCAG TCCAAGAAGGTTGACAACGGAAATTAAACCAGACTTAGACTCCAACAAGAAACTCGATGAAAAACATAGAAGAGAGAAACGAGATGCAGAGCTCAGGAACAGGAAACAagaaaatgaccagaaaaaagagaaacaaTCTATTAACAATAAAAAGGAGCTAGAGAG GAAAGATGGATTGAACGGTGATCACCTTCCCACCCAAAAGACGCATTCATCTCCACCCCCCAAGTGTCCTCTTCCATCTGGGGAAGTGAAGAGGGAAAG GAAAGATGCTCCCGTTGATTTTTTCCCTCCTGCTTCGATCATTTCTCACCATCCTCTAAGACGCTCAGCAGTAGATGTAAAGAAAGAGAG AAAGGACTCCGCAGATTCCAAAACGCTCCCTCCCAGAAAGCTGAGCGTGGAAGGACGGAGAGACAG TAAGGACTCTACCGACTCCAAGTCAAGCCATCACCTTTTGAAACGACAATCAAGTGAAACTAAATTAGAAAG GAGAGATTCAACTAACTCAAGGTCTGGCAACTCACCTCAGGCCAGGAAATCTAGTGAAAG CAAGAGTAAACCAGAGACCCCAAAGACGCCCACAACACCCACAAGCCCCCTCTCTCCGTCGCTTAGTAGTGTGGGTCCTTTATCTCCTCGTCTGCAAACCGGGGATTCCATCAGGGACAAATGCATTGAAATGCTGACTGCCGCACTACGTACAGATG ATGACTACAAAGACTATGGGACAAACTGTGAGGGCATGGCAGCGGAAATCGAGGATCATATC TACCAGGAGATAAAAGCCACAGATATGAAATACAAGAACAGAGTCCGCAGCCGCATAAGTAACCTGAAGGATCCCAAAAATCCCAATCTGCGTAAAAATGTCTTAGCTGGAGCCATCGAGTTGAGGCGCATCGCCACCATGACTGCTGAG GAAATGGCTAGTGATGAACTAAAACAGTTGAGGAACGTGTTGACCCAGGAGGCCATCCGAGAACATCAGATGGCAAAGACCGGAGGAACCACAACTGACCTGCTTCAGTGTGGCAAGTGCAGGAAGAAAAACTGCACCTACAACCAG GTGCAAACTCGGAGTGCTGATGAACCAATGACCACCTTTGTGTTGTGCAATGAATGTGGTAATCGCTGGAAG ttcTGCTAA
- the tcea3 gene encoding transcription elongation factor A protein 3 isoform X12 has protein sequence MTREEDLLRIAKKLDKMVSRNNMDGALDLLRELKNFNMTLKLLQDTRIGMSVNGIRKHCTDEDVINLAKILIKNWKKLLESAQNQKSERTNEVKNGNHPSKPSGSPNRTSPERESSPRRLTTEIKPDLDSNKKLDEKHRREKRDAELRNRKQENDQKKEKQSINNKKELERKDGLNGDHLPTQKTHSSPPPKCPLPSGEVKRERKDAPVDFFPPASIISHHPLRRSAVDVKKERKDTRDSKPLKRPSTKLKIERKDSADSKTLPPRKLSVEGRRDSKDSTDSKSSHHLLKRQSSETKLERRDSTNSRSGNSPQARKSSESKSKPETPKTPTTPTSPLSPSLSSVGPLSPRLQTGDSIRDKCIEMLTAALRTDDDYKDYGTNCEGMAAEIEDHIYQEIKATDMKYKNRVRSRISNLKDPKNPNLRKNVLAGAIELRRIATMTAEEMASDELKQLRNVLTQEAIREHQMAKTGGTTTDLLQCGKCRKKNCTYNQVQTRSADEPMTTFVLCNECGNRWKFC, from the exons ATGACGCGAGAGGAGGACCTGTTGCGGATTGCTAAAAAACTAGACAAGATGGTGTCTAGAAATAACATG GATGGAGCCCTAGATCTTCTTAGGGAATTGAAAAATTTCAACATGACACTGAAGCTCCTTCAG GATACAAGAATTGGCATGTCTGTCAATGGAATAAGAAAACATTGCACAGATGAGGATGTCATTAACTTGGCAAAGATTCTTATCAAAAACTGGAAGAAGCTTTTAG aatCAGCTCAAAACCAAAAGTCTGAGAGGACAAATGAGGTGAAGAATGGCAATCATCCAAGCAAGCCATCAGGGTCTCCCAACAGGACTTCTCCTGAGAGAGAGTCCAG TCCAAGAAGGTTGACAACGGAAATTAAACCAGACTTAGACTCCAACAAGAAACTCGATGAAAAACATAGAAGAGAGAAACGAGATGCAGAGCTCAGGAACAGGAAACAagaaaatgaccagaaaaaagagaaacaaTCTATTAACAATAAAAAGGAGCTAGAGAG GAAAGATGGATTGAACGGTGATCACCTTCCCACCCAAAAGACGCATTCATCTCCACCCCCCAAGTGTCCTCTTCCATCTGGGGAAGTGAAGAGGGAAAG GAAAGATGCTCCCGTTGATTTTTTCCCTCCTGCTTCGATCATTTCTCACCATCCTCTAAGACGCTCAGCAGTAGATGTAAAGAAAGAGAG AAAAGACACGCGAGACAGTAAACCACTCAAAAGACCATCAACGAAGCTCAAGATTGAGAG AAAGGACTCCGCAGATTCCAAAACGCTCCCTCCCAGAAAGCTGAGCGTGGAAGGACGGAGAGACAG TAAGGACTCTACCGACTCCAAGTCAAGCCATCACCTTTTGAAACGACAATCAAGTGAAACTAAATTAGAAAG GAGAGATTCAACTAACTCAAGGTCTGGCAACTCACCTCAGGCCAGGAAATCTAGTGAAAG CAAGAGTAAACCAGAGACCCCAAAGACGCCCACAACACCCACAAGCCCCCTCTCTCCGTCGCTTAGTAGTGTGGGTCCTTTATCTCCTCGTCTGCAAACCGGGGATTCCATCAGGGACAAATGCATTGAAATGCTGACTGCCGCACTACGTACAGATG ATGACTACAAAGACTATGGGACAAACTGTGAGGGCATGGCAGCGGAAATCGAGGATCATATC TACCAGGAGATAAAAGCCACAGATATGAAATACAAGAACAGAGTCCGCAGCCGCATAAGTAACCTGAAGGATCCCAAAAATCCCAATCTGCGTAAAAATGTCTTAGCTGGAGCCATCGAGTTGAGGCGCATCGCCACCATGACTGCTGAG GAAATGGCTAGTGATGAACTAAAACAGTTGAGGAACGTGTTGACCCAGGAGGCCATCCGAGAACATCAGATGGCAAAGACCGGAGGAACCACAACTGACCTGCTTCAGTGTGGCAAGTGCAGGAAGAAAAACTGCACCTACAACCAG GTGCAAACTCGGAGTGCTGATGAACCAATGACCACCTTTGTGTTGTGCAATGAATGTGGTAATCGCTGGAAG ttcTGCTAA
- the tcea3 gene encoding transcription elongation factor A protein 3 isoform X16 yields the protein MTREEDLLRIAKKLDKMVSRNNMDGALDLLRELKNFNMTLKLLQDTRIGMSVNGIRKHCTDEDVINLAKILIKNWKKLLESAQNQKSERTNEVKNGNHPSKPSGSPNRTSPERESRKDAPVDFFPPASIISHHPLRRSAVDVKKERKDTRDSKPLKRPSTKLKIERKDSADSKTLPPRKLSVEGRRDSKDSTDSKSSHHLLKRQSSETKLERRDSTNSRSGNSPQARKSSESKSKPETPKTPTTPTSPLSPSLSSVGPLSPRLQTGDSIRDKCIEMLTAALRTDDDYKDYGTNCEGMAAEIEDHIYQEIKATDMKYKNRVRSRISNLKDPKNPNLRKNVLAGAIELRRIATMTAEEMASDELKQLRNVLTQEAIREHQMAKTGGTTTDLLQCGKCRKKNCTYNQVQTRSADEPMTTFVLCNECGNRWKFC from the exons ATGACGCGAGAGGAGGACCTGTTGCGGATTGCTAAAAAACTAGACAAGATGGTGTCTAGAAATAACATG GATGGAGCCCTAGATCTTCTTAGGGAATTGAAAAATTTCAACATGACACTGAAGCTCCTTCAG GATACAAGAATTGGCATGTCTGTCAATGGAATAAGAAAACATTGCACAGATGAGGATGTCATTAACTTGGCAAAGATTCTTATCAAAAACTGGAAGAAGCTTTTAG aatCAGCTCAAAACCAAAAGTCTGAGAGGACAAATGAGGTGAAGAATGGCAATCATCCAAGCAAGCCATCAGGGTCTCCCAACAGGACTTCTCCTGAGAGAGAGTCCAG GAAAGATGCTCCCGTTGATTTTTTCCCTCCTGCTTCGATCATTTCTCACCATCCTCTAAGACGCTCAGCAGTAGATGTAAAGAAAGAGAG AAAAGACACGCGAGACAGTAAACCACTCAAAAGACCATCAACGAAGCTCAAGATTGAGAG AAAGGACTCCGCAGATTCCAAAACGCTCCCTCCCAGAAAGCTGAGCGTGGAAGGACGGAGAGACAG TAAGGACTCTACCGACTCCAAGTCAAGCCATCACCTTTTGAAACGACAATCAAGTGAAACTAAATTAGAAAG GAGAGATTCAACTAACTCAAGGTCTGGCAACTCACCTCAGGCCAGGAAATCTAGTGAAAG CAAGAGTAAACCAGAGACCCCAAAGACGCCCACAACACCCACAAGCCCCCTCTCTCCGTCGCTTAGTAGTGTGGGTCCTTTATCTCCTCGTCTGCAAACCGGGGATTCCATCAGGGACAAATGCATTGAAATGCTGACTGCCGCACTACGTACAGATG ATGACTACAAAGACTATGGGACAAACTGTGAGGGCATGGCAGCGGAAATCGAGGATCATATC TACCAGGAGATAAAAGCCACAGATATGAAATACAAGAACAGAGTCCGCAGCCGCATAAGTAACCTGAAGGATCCCAAAAATCCCAATCTGCGTAAAAATGTCTTAGCTGGAGCCATCGAGTTGAGGCGCATCGCCACCATGACTGCTGAG GAAATGGCTAGTGATGAACTAAAACAGTTGAGGAACGTGTTGACCCAGGAGGCCATCCGAGAACATCAGATGGCAAAGACCGGAGGAACCACAACTGACCTGCTTCAGTGTGGCAAGTGCAGGAAGAAAAACTGCACCTACAACCAG GTGCAAACTCGGAGTGCTGATGAACCAATGACCACCTTTGTGTTGTGCAATGAATGTGGTAATCGCTGGAAG ttcTGCTAA